Part of the Lolium rigidum isolate FL_2022 chromosome 6, APGP_CSIRO_Lrig_0.1, whole genome shotgun sequence genome, atctatgaaattagtggatgaatgtgagggattcgaaggggaataccttgaggaatggaggaggaaggacttggccggccggatctgacgattgcttggtcgatttggtgggggggcgaaggggactcgggcggcggcggcggtttcctgGGAGGAACGAGAGAAGAGAAGAAACCggctgggtcgggctgggcgcgggcgcgggcgccacacttaagtggatgtgtggcgcccgtggcatcggcgccacacatgctagtgtggcgcccgtggcgtcggcgccacacatcgagcctcgcaaaacggctaagtcccggacgTTCGGAGCCTCCggatgttttcgaccgaaaacatgatataagttggcatgtgtggcgccgttgggagggcgccacacatgctgccacgtcggatgggcgcaccggctcggcgtcgatggcgccacgtcggctgggtcagtggcgccggcaggaggggagccacatgggcatgtgtggcgcccgtgggaggggcgccacacaaaagggttagattggtgaaatagtttcgccggagggtcagtctatgcttttcttccacttttgggttatttttgtgtaaatcgcccgcgCGGGGAGATCGCGTGGAGCGGGGTGCAATGCCGCGCGGCCTCTTGGTTTCGCCCGTGTCATCTCGAATGTCTAGTCGTGATCCACTCTGGGGCGACGGTGATTGATTCCTTCCGGCGCAATCCTTCGTCTCGGATTGGAGTGCGGGTCCGGTCACGACAGAAGACGGTAGCACCATACCGTGGCTTTCATCCTCTCGTCTCGTCGCTTCTTTGCGGCGCCTTGTTTTCTTATCCTCTCGGACTCATCCCAGCGCGATTGTGGTGTGTAACCTGAACGCTCCAGCTGATTGCTGGGTTCACACGATTTGGCATCTCCTATCCTGAGCTAAAACGTACGCGAGCGGTTTTTCTGCCTCATCTCTGGACACCACCAGACCAAAACACCGCCTAAGATCTATCATCAGACGATGACGATGCAGTGTACATTATTTCTTTTATCTTAGAGAGGTCATTTTTGAAGAATTTGAATTTTAGAAGTTGTCTCGACGATGGTCTGTGCTGCTACTAAAAGAAATTGATCACTATAGCGATTTTCTTTTCTACTTCATCTTTTCCTAAGTTGTGTACATAGTAGAACATTTCGTTGCTACATAGGCTAAGTCAGTTGTTATTTTCACAATGTTAATATTTTCTCGTCAAAAAAGCAAAGCATAATTTTCGCCATTGTTGGGATTGACCATCCAAGCCTTGCGGATGGGCCCGTTTCACTACATGCGCGAGTTGAGCAAAACTGTAGTCCGCAGACATTGTCTAGTAACTTATCTACACACATCATCTTGCCGGAATCCTATATATCCACCACTTGGTGACACGTCAATATTTTTAAGGAACAAACACGGGTGGTTAATACACAGTCTCACTAATAAGTATGTGAATGGTGGAGCAGAAGACTGAAGAATGTTGTTAGTTGGACCATAGATTGACTTGTCAGCCTTCTCAAACATGGGTCATGCTCTGCTTTACCCAATGTTAGTGGCTGGAATCCATTATTTCTATATGTATAAAGTTTGTCACCAAATCATATTCACAATTGTATTACTTAAAAACCCATATTTAGTTGAATCTATGACCTTTTTATGTATTTGAAGATAGCATTGGCGAGAAATAACCGGATTGTCTTATTCATTTGGTCGTGCAACATCACTAAGTTGGAGAAAGTTTTAAGTGATCATAGGAAAGTTAACGCTGCTTTGGGGAACAAAACTCACACCCACATGTCAGGGACAAAATCTCGAGGCTAATGGACTTGACGGGTTTCATGATTTTTGTTCTACAGAAGCTCTAGGATATGCTATAGCTAGTTTGATCTAAAGTTTCCCGACAACATGTCATGTACAAGGCAAAGAACACATGTGATAAGACCACGAAGTCATGGGTGTTAACCCTGCGCTTGAGGGATCAGATCGGGAAATTTGGGCGAAAACTCTTGAACTTGGTGTCTGCTGCTGCCCTGTTCTGGTCATTATGGTTAACCAGAAATGAAAGAATTTTTCAGCATAAAGTACCCTTTACCCCTTTTCAACCTATCTACAAGGCATACTCTTTGATGTTGCAGTGGAAGCCTCTTCTGGGTAGTAAGAAGTTGCCAGCAATCGAAGAATAGGGACCTGAGAAGATTAAGGCCTTAAATTCTAGGGGAAGGGCAAGGGCGTGAGGAAAGATCAGGGACCTGGTGTCTCCTGTGCGAAAAATGTTGTTTCCTTTATTTCTTTTAGTTTCTGGTAGTGCCTAGTGATGTTTgagatatttgtaggagttgtgttTTCCTCGCCAACTCTGTTCTGCTTTGCGTTGTCTTCCTATCTTGTTGCAGCAGAGGGTGTTCCATTATATTTTTTTGCTGTAAGAACTACTGAAAGCTTTCAATATAAGCTGGACCGATGAGGTCTTTGATCTAAAAAATCTCTTAGTTTTGCTCATTCATATTTGTTCCTCAGCTCCATGTTCCATCGGTTCTTTATATTAATTTTTTGGTTCATCTTAATTGCTAGTTTAAATTGCTCAGTTCACCTTATTTGTTACTAAGTTCTTCTCAGTACTACATTTCTCTCTTCTTGTTTTCTCATTCGTATTTGTTACTTAGTTCATGTTCTCATTATCTCAGCCTCTTTGATTCCATGTATCTAATTTTTTCAGTCACATCTTCTATGTTTAGCCAATTCTTCGGTAGTCTTATTTGctcagttttatttttatgatttcTTCAGTGTTCAATCTTTCCATCACTAATTAGCTTATGTTCTTCAGTCTTCTTCTCTATCGCTCTCCAGTCTTTCAGTTTTCATATTCATTTGTTATGTATAAAATCATTCTCTTGCATTACCGATTTCTTATTCTTTCAGTCTTTCATTCTCTCACGTTTTCTATTTAAGTattgagtttgtttcttcattacATCAGTCTTTGTTCGCTGCCTTCATTTTATCAGTCTCCATTAATTTTGTGATTCTATGTCAACTATTTCTGGTTTGATATGTATTCGTCTTCAGTCTATCTGCGCCACAATATAGAGCCGGTCCAAATTATTTTTGGAACCGAAGAAAATTAAAATAAATATAAAATTATACTAAAATTTATACTTACTTTTAAATTATTTTCATGTACTATAGTCCTAATGAGTATGATTTCTATACTTGGATAACATGGTTTAACCCATAACAATATTTCAGAATATAAATTTCAGTGTTATTAGTTATATGTTCCACTCAAAAGAATGGTTGTGCTGAATTTAAATTGTCCTTGAGGTTTTTTTCATAGTTACATAAAAAAAATTTGAACATGTGGTTACATAAATTATATAGTGTGTACAAATGTATGCGTGTGTATGTATGTATATTTTTAATATCCTAAAATATTATACTAATAGAGTTATTTAAAGCCAATAGTCGAGCAAATATCTTAGTATTTATTGTAGTATGTTATTAGGTAAGTATAATTATAGAGACTTCTAGTACAAATTTAACCGTTGGCAAGTCATCAAACGTTTCTTGCAAGCCAGGCTCAATAATAAGTTGACAACGGTGCAAACACGAGTAGTAATCGACTAACATAAATTTCATGCATGTCATACTTTGCATACATATGAATTGGTTATTTAGTATATATGCTCTCACTTGGTTTCATGTGGTGTATACAATCGCTCATGCCAATttttcaaataaaattttgtGCATAAAGTTAAACATGGGAATCTACTTAACATACAGAtttatattaaaaaaaattaGGGCATCCATTAGAGCGAACAATATCCCAACCAAAATTACTATCGTCGATCAAATTTGATTGTTCCTGTATAGTATAATTTGGTTAGCTTTAACCTATGCACAACAACTGGACTGCATCTCCAAACTAATTTATAACATGTAAATCTCCACAATTTCGATTCAAAAAGCATTGATATAGTAGAAAACCATTGGCTTTGATGATATTCTAAATGGATAAGCTGGTAACTGTGCTCAAAACGGATGTGCAAAAACTTCTCAGAACTCCGTGCTAAAAGAGGACGGCACATAGTAGTCATAATAATGGTATTTGTACTTCATACAttgttcaaagtaaattgctagtATGAAAAAAGGAAGCATACTGAGATTTTATGATCCTGCAAATATGTAAGCGTTTTAAATTAGCGAATCATATTGCAAGTAATAGTCAACCCCGATCACATTATCATAAAGGTCTCACATACAAACAGACATAGAGCAGATGCCAACAGACATAAAAGTTGTGCTCATTCACGAGACAGAGGCTATAAACAGAGTGCTCGTACGAAACGCATGCTTAAACCAAGCAGCGAATGACCATAGATCGCCTCCGTCAACGCTTTCATAACGACACCCAACATGGATACAGGTAGAAACACGAGATTGAAAGACAAGCTCAGGTACCTGTTCACCCTTTACACCCTCTCAGTAAACACCCTTCATAAAGGTGGAGAAAGCAGAAGGGTAAATGGAGTTGAAATAATGTAACAATAAATTGCATCTAAAATTTGTAACAGTAACTTGTAGCTTCATACCTCACACACTTCAGATCATTCTCCACACTTTCAAGATGGGCCAGATAAAATTTATACTTCGCTCTAGCATTCATCACTCCATCTTCACCCTATAATGACACAAAATAAGCTTGGATGGCAAATATGCACTGTAAAGAAATACAAACAGTTGCAGCTAACGTTGTCTTAAAATTTCTCATGTCAAAGTCGGGACGTGATACAAGCACAAATATATTATCATTACCGATAGCAGAAGGATCATTACGGATACATAGAAATGAGATGGTTTCTGAGTGATGAACAGAAGAAAAAGGCATCAATCATCATCATTTCCACTTCGCACATCTATATAGGGATCGCAGCCCTGTCGCTACGTGAGTGTTCATTATTCTTCACACAAACGGATGCTTTACAAAAAAAACATTTAATTTGGTAaaaaaaacatcaagcaaatcatgcTTTAACTTGATTTGCCAGTCGGTTCGTAAGACGCACACCTGATAAATATACCCATATATGCAAGTCGATAGGATGTTTGTCTCTTCGTACTTTGAAAGATAACAGTTTAGTGTAGAATATAAATGGTCTAATGAAATACATGCACATAAGGCAAGGGCCGTTATTGTCAAGGATTTGAAATCGCCTTTGCTAGAAAGACTAGGATGCAAATGAGTTTCTTTTGCACAAAAGGAAACGTGATGCGTCTGTACAGCATACAAGAAATATTCCGGTGAGCAATTCCGCGGATAATCGAATGTGAGCGGGAAACGAACCTGACGGGCTGTTGCAGAAAAGGGCTGAGAGCGCGCCGCCCTCGACCCGCGGGGTACCGCCGGCGACCGGAGAACAGCAGCGGCGGGAATCCGCATCTTCGTGACCAGGTAGCGCAGCGCCATGGGATGAGATGGACGAGATTAATCGGGGTCGACTGGTCGAGGCTCGGTTTGGTTTCCTCTCACTCTCGAAGATCCTTTCTATTTTCTCCTCTCTTTTGTTTTTGAGAGAGAATTCTATTTTCTCCTCTAAGCACGCGGCTTTATGGAGAAGAAGACCTAGCGACTGTCCCGTGAGCCCATGGGCTGGAAGGTACTGTGGGAAATTGGGCTAACGTGGAGTAAAACCTTGGACTAATGGAATTTTTTGTTGGGCCATCTGAAACTGTTACCGAAAAGGTCCTCACCTGAACTCCTACTTCTCAACATGATTCTGCTAAAAAAATTCTCAACATGATCAGCTTAAAAAAACATTCTGAGCATAGAGATTTGAAAAACGGATTCAGTGTGGTAAAACCATTTATTCTCATCATCACCAACGGTACTGCATGCAACAATGTTTTGAGGTTCAGGTGACCTCTCAATAAAATTCCCATCGATACCAAGATGTTCATTCACTATTTATCACACGCAGGTGGCATAAGGGACGAGGTTGTAACATCATAGGTTTAGAGGTTTAAAATAGCAAGAACACTGATGTGCATTCATGCAAAGAAAAACCGGAAAAAAATCAAGCTTTAATTAAAAACCTCTCAAAAGGATGAGGGTTTCACTTATGTTGATGGGAATTGATTTAGATCATCGACACGAGTGCGATAAATTCAAATACTAATATAGGAATTCAAACACTCCAAAcagtcatatggaatacaataagCTTAATCAAACACAATATGAAACTCAAAatagaagaagaacttaaaatctaACTACATTTGTAGTTATCCCATATTTACAAGGCTCATACAAAGAAATAAAATGAAGAATAAATATTACAAGTAATGAATTATCACATAAGTATTTTTACAACAAATATAGAAGTGTTACAAGTCACCAAATAAATAAAAGAAGTTACAAAAgactaaaaggaaaaaaaaactaaactaaacctaGCTATTTATATCCATGTGGTTCTATTCTTCAATCTCTAGTATCCAAACCTACAAAAGTACACAAATACAAAGGAGGGGTGTTGATtggttaaaatgcatgcatctccTAAGGACATGCAAGTTGTTTGGAGTTAGTATTTGGGAAATTTGGGAACTAGTCCAGATTTCCTAAAAGAATTGGAATTATCAAGCCATTAAACAATTGGGCAACAATCCAGAAGGCGACAAGGAACCATCAAATCAAGTTGATCACAATTCAACCAAAGGCATCAATGAGGCATCATCATAGGCAACCACTAATCACATCTTTAGGTAACGGGGACAAACATCCAGAAATAACCAAACAAAGCCAACATCTTGATCTATGCACATATTCAAACAACACTAGCTCCTTATAAATATCAAACTCACATTATATATGGATTATATATTGACATGGACTGGATCAATATGAACCAAGCCAAATTTGTATCAGAAATGATTCTTTGTTGGTATATTGATTACCAACAGGATCCTAAGCCATTATTTTATCTTGTTTGAACAAGTAATTAATTAATTAAGCACCATTTTAATTAGTAGTTTCAGACACAAATAATTAACACAAAATCCTTAAGTTAAAACCCAGCTAAGTATCAACAGCTAGCAGGGTCAATCAACTTGGTTGTCAAGAAAAATGGGAAGACATGGATAAAGATCAGTCCCGGCCGCAGCTTGTGCTaggaagaaaaagaaaggaaagttgtCATCTTGGGCACTAGATAAACCAAAATGTAAGCATTATCGTTTGCATGTTAAAAGTATGCCAAGTATAAGCAATGATGTGCTATTGTATAGTTATGCTCTACTATTCAAGGTATACAACATTTTCAAGTTAACCAAAACCCAAATGATAACATTGTTTGTGAatccactctaaaagtgcaaaacATCCCAACAAAATCATTTCGTGTAAAGGTGGAAGTTCTCCTATGTGCATTTCGTTTCTTACCTAACTTTAAGATCCGATAGCTATTGTTGCTTTTCCTATTTCAGGATGGTGCCAAGAATATATGCGGAACAGTTTGCCAATTCTTATTGATTCCAGACTATATAAATGTAGCATACTAACGAACTGAGCATCGAATGTCTTGGGACTTTGCAATCTAAGTTGCTTATTTTGAACTCGTGCTTAGTGAATCTTGGTTCTCGTAGATGACTATGCAAAACATGGGTTTGGTTACATGTAGACATCCGTTTATATATTGTTTGTGTACCTATGTTATAGCATGGTGCACATACAAATTTGCTCAAAGTTTCAGTTCCAAAATAGTTGCTCAAATTTCAGTTCAAAGTTTGGTAGCTTGCTAGCTGAGAATGCACGTGTATTCTTATGCTTTTTTAGTGGgcagtgctttttttttttttacttccgaGCTCTAGACGTTTTCGTTTTAAACtgatttataagtttcaaaaaaatctggaaaTAATGTGGACATAGTCAATGATGTAACCTGCAAGCAATCGCAATGGGATTTTTTCTTGTATGGTGGGTAACACAaaattgacaaaatctgataaaatttggagatttgaaaacatgcttgttatttttgtgtagcccaggaTACAAAGTATTTGGAAGTGATATTTTTCGAAATTGTGGGATAGATCATTGGCTACATCCAGATTtggttttacattttttgaaactCCTAAATAtgacttttttgaatttttgaaaacaatAGGATCATTGATGTGGGAGCCAAAAATCTACAGTCCTTTTTTCTAGCTTAATAAATTTCCACCGATCTCCGTTGtaaagatttttttttactttaatgTCATAGAAGTGTATACTATTTCATTCTTTCAACATAACTAAATTCAATATGTAAAGATGCATTATTAGACAACTTTTGCAAGGTCTAACTAGTTACTAAAATAAAGGCAGAACTGTTTACTAGACACATCTTTTCTTCATTTTTGATGGAGGTTACTGGACGCAGCTGTCATTTGAACCACAAAATTGTCATAAACTGTTCTGTTACTGTATAGCTACATTAAATATATATAGATATATTCTTAACCAATTTTTACAAGTTCTAACTAGTAAAAATCAAGCCAGAACTGTTAGCTAGGCAcagtttttcttttctctttttgtctGGAGTTTTTACTTGACACAACTTCCAATAGATAGAACAAGAAAAAAATGGAAGGATAGTGCAGTGCACGTAACGAAGAACGATGCAAGCAACTCTCAGCCGTGTATAATCCAGCTGTTCATTGGTTAGTCAACCTTGGCCCCATGTACAGCCAATTCCCTTGTCTTTCTCCAAGCCTCGCTGCCCAACTCAAGGAAGCCTTTTTTCTCCATCTCCATGGGGATCTCCGTCGCcgtcccctccctcctcctcctcctcctcctatccCTCCTCctaccgccggccgccgcgcactTCTCCTTCACCTACAACTTCACCGCCGCCTCGGCCTCCGACTCGGCGCCGTCCGGCATCTCCTTCCAGGGCGACGCCTTCTTCAACAAGTACATCCGCCTCACCCGCGACGAGCGCGTCGGCCCGCTCACCAGCAGCGCCGGCCGGGCCTACTTCTCCCGCCCCATCGCGCTCTCCGACCCCATCACCCGCCGCCtcgcctccttcgcctcctccttcgccttcTCCATCTCCGCGCCCGAGCCCTCCGCCGCATCCGGCGATGGCCTCGCcttcttcctctccccgttcccctCCGTCCTCCCCAACAGCTCCGCCGGCGGCCTCCTCGGCCTCTTCAACTCCTCCACCCGCGACGCCATCATCCCCCTCGTCGCCATCGAGTTCGACACCTTCAGGAACGACTGGGACCCCAGCGACGACCACGTCGGCATCAACCTCGGCGGGATCGTCTCCGACGCCACCGCCGACTGGCCCACCAGCATGAAGGACGGCCGCACGGCCCACGCGCGCGTCGCCTACGACGGCGACGCCAAGAACCTCACCGTCGCGCTCTCCTACGGCGAATCTCCCCCCACGGACGTCGTCCTGTGGCTCGCCGTCGATCTGAGGGAGCACCTACCCGACGCCGTGGCCATCGGCTTCTCCGCCGCCACGGGCGAGGCAGCCGAGCTGCACAAGGTGCTGTACTGGGATTTCACCTCCAGTGTCGACCCAGAGAAGGGGACGATTATGCTGTGGGTGGCATTAGGGGTGTGCGGATTCCTCGTTGTGCTCATCGGCGCAGGGGTTGTTTGGTTCGCCAAGGAATGGAGGAAGGCCGGAGAACCCGTCCTCTATGGCGACATTGACATCGACGATGCGATGGGGTATGAGGAGCTGGGCGATGATGAGTTCGTCGTGGAGAGCGGGCCAAGACGGTTCCGGTACGCCGAATTGGCGTCAGCGACCAAGAATTTCTCCGAGGAGAGGAAGCTCGGGCAGGGCGGGTTCGGCGCGGTTTACCGGGGTTTCTTGAAGGGGCTTGGTCTGGAGGTGGCCATCAAGAGGGTCTCCAAGGGGTCGACACAGGGCCGCAAAGAGTACGCCGCCGAGGTGCGCATCATCAGCCAATTGCGCCACCGCCATTTGGTCAGGCTCGTCGGGTGGTGCCATGAGCACCGCGGTGACTTCTTGCTTGTGTATGAGCTCATGCCCAATGGCAGCGTCGACCACCACCTCTACGGAAAGGGCGTGCTCCTCACCTGGCCGACGCGGTATGACATTGCTCTAGGCCTCGCCTCGGCGCTGCTCTACCTCCACGAGGAGTGCCGGCAGTGCATCGTGCACCGCGACATCAAGCCGAGCAATGTGATGCTGGATGCCGCGTTCAGTGCCAAGCTCGGTGACTTTGGCCTTGCCAAGCTTGTTGAGCATGGCAGCCAGCCTTACACCACCGTCCTGGCTGGCACATTGGGATACTTGGCTCCAGAGTGCCTGACGACAGGCAAGTCGAGCCGGGAGTCGGACGTGTACAGCTTTGGCGTGGTGGCATTGGAAATCGCTTGCGGGCGGCGGCCAGCAGAGCTAACCGAGGAGCCGAGCAAGGCAAGACTGGTGCCGTGGGTGTGGGAGCTGTATGGGAAGAAAGCCCTTCTTGAAGCGGCAGACTGGAGGTTGAAGGGAGAGTTTGATGAGAAGCAGATGGAGCACCTCATGGTCGTCGGACTATGGTGTGCTCATCCTGACTACACACATAGACCAAGCATCAGGCAGGCCCTGAATGTGCTGAAACTCGAGGCGCCACTGCCTGTGCTGGCACCCAAGATGCCAGTGCCAACGTTCTTCCCTTTGCCTGACTTGGCCTCTTCGGTAGTATCAGTTGAAGCTTTGTCAAGCACAGATTACCCAGGCGTTAATGAGTATGAATCGTCAGCTCGCAGCGGGCCGTCATCGAGGGATagacttctggagccatgaatgtGGATTTTGGGAGTTGAACATAGCTTTCATCAAAATTTTGGTTATTTCCTGGTGTACTGCACATGGAGGTGTGATCGATTTGAATTTGGGTTTCTATGACAACAATGGGTTGGTCAAAAGGACAGCACTAAATGTTTGTCGCAGTTTGAACAATTCTATGTCGATTGCAGAGTATACAGAGCTTATACATAGCTTCCATCAAAATTTTGGTTTTTCTTGTTGTGCTGCACATGGAGGTGTGATCGGTTTGAGTTTGAGTTTGGGTTTGTATAACAACAGAATAGGTTGGTAAAAACGACAGCACAAAATGTTTGTCGCAGTTTGAACAATTCT contains:
- the LOC124667290 gene encoding L-type lectin-domain containing receptor kinase IX.1-like, which codes for MGISVAVPSLLLLLLLSLLLPPAAAHFSFTYNFTAASASDSAPSGISFQGDAFFNKYIRLTRDERVGPLTSSAGRAYFSRPIALSDPITRRLASFASSFAFSISAPEPSAASGDGLAFFLSPFPSVLPNSSAGGLLGLFNSSTRDAIIPLVAIEFDTFRNDWDPSDDHVGINLGGIVSDATADWPTSMKDGRTAHARVAYDGDAKNLTVALSYGESPPTDVVLWLAVDLREHLPDAVAIGFSAATGEAAELHKVLYWDFTSSVDPEKGTIMLWVALGVCGFLVVLIGAGVVWFAKEWRKAGEPVLYGDIDIDDAMGYEELGDDEFVVESGPRRFRYAELASATKNFSEERKLGQGGFGAVYRGFLKGLGLEVAIKRVSKGSTQGRKEYAAEVRIISQLRHRHLVRLVGWCHEHRGDFLLVYELMPNGSVDHHLYGKGVLLTWPTRYDIALGLASALLYLHEECRQCIVHRDIKPSNVMLDAAFSAKLGDFGLAKLVEHGSQPYTTVLAGTLGYLAPECLTTGKSSRESDVYSFGVVALEIACGRRPAELTEEPSKARLVPWVWELYGKKALLEAADWRLKGEFDEKQMEHLMVVGLWCAHPDYTHRPSIRQALNVLKLEAPLPVLAPKMPVPTFFPLPDLASSVVSVEALSSTDYPGVNEYESSARSGPSSRDRLLEP